Proteins encoded by one window of Vigna radiata var. radiata cultivar VC1973A chromosome 5, Vradiata_ver6, whole genome shotgun sequence:
- the LOC106762340 gene encoding subtilisin-like protease SBT1.7 — MVEREQGDKINMLMFKSLLISLLLVFCGRHTVAEKKTKHHSKSTYIIHMDKFNMPSSFNDHLLWYDSSLKSVSDSAEMLYTYQHVAHGFSTRLTSQEAELLSKQPGILSVIPEVRYDLHTTRTPEFLGLGKAITFSLTSGKQSDVVVGVLDTGVWPELKSFDDKGLGPVPNSWKGECERGKNFNPSNCNKKLIGARFFAKGYEAAFGPINESTESKSPRDDDGHGTHTSTTAAGSVVAGASLFGFANGTARGMATQARVATYKVCWLGGCFSSDIAAGIDKAIADGVNILSMSIGGGLTDYYRDTIAIGTFAATAHGILVSTSAGNGGPSQASLSNVAPWLTTVGAGTIDRDFPAYVTLGNGKSYTGVSLYNGKLPPKTPIPIVYAGNVSGDSEGSQCSKGSLIAAKVAGKIVICDRGGNPRVEKGLVVKSAGGIGMILANNEDYGEELIADSYLLPALALGQKSSNEIKKYVFSSPNPTAKLLFGGTQLGVQPSPVVAAFSSRGPNLLTPKVLKPDLIAPGVNILAGWTGAVGPTGMTEDTRHVEFNIISGTSMSCPHVSGLAALLKGTHPEWSPAAIRSALMTTSYRTYKNGQTLKDVDNGLPATPFDFGAGHVDPVAAFDPGLVYDATVDDYLSFFCALKYSSYQIKLVARRDFTCSKSKKYRVEDLNYPSFAVPFNTAFGVKGGSQKPTTVQYTRTLTNVGAPATYTVSVTQSPSVKIVVQPQTLSFRELNEKKSYTVTFTSSSKPSGTTSFAYLEWSDGKHKVSSPIAFSWT; from the coding sequence ATGGTGGAGCGAGAGCAAGGTGACAAGATCAATATGCTGATGTTCAAGTCCCTTCTGATTTCTTTGTTGCTGGTTTTCTGTGGCAGACACACCGtagcagaaaagaaaaccaaacacCACTCTAAAAGCACATACATAATTCACATGGACAAATTCAACATGCCTTCAAGCTTCAATGACCATCTCCTCTGGTATGATTCGTCACTGAAATCAGTGTCAGACTCAGCAGAGATGCTATACACATACCAACATGTAGCTCATGGCTTCTCCACAAGGCTAACTAGCCAAGAAGCAGAGTTACTCTCAAAGCAACCGGGAATTCTCTCTGTCATCCCTGAAGTTAGATACGATCTTCACACAACTCGAACACCAGAGTTTCTGGGGTTGGGGAAAGCCATCACTTTTTCACTGACTTCTGGAAAACAAAGCGATGTGGTTGTTGGAGTGCTGGACACTGGTGTGTGGCCCGAGCTAAAAAGCTTCGATGACAAGGGTCTTGGGCCAGTTCCAAATAGCTGGAAAGGTGAGTGTGAGAGAGGTAAGAACTTCAACCCATCAAACTGCAACAAGAAGCTGATTGGTGCAAGGTTTTTCGCCAAGGGCTATGAGGCGGCGTTTGGACCCATCAATGAAAGTACAGAATCAAAGTCACCAAGGGATGATGATGGCCATGGAACTCACACCTCAACAACAGCAGCAGGCTCTGTAGTTGCAGGAGCTAGCCTCTTCGGCTTTGCTAATGGGACAGCAAGAGGAATGGCCACACAAGCCAGAGTTGCTACATACAAAGTGTGTTGGCTTGGAGGGTGCTTTTCATCAGACATAGCTGCTGGTATTGACAAGGCCATTGCAGATGGTGTTAACATCCTTTCCATGTCAATTGGGGGAGGTTTGACGGATTACTACAGAGACACTATTGCGATTGGAACCTTTGCTGCCACAGCCCACGGAATACTGGTTTCCACTTCAGCAGGAAATGGTGGGCCTAGTCAAGCATCTTTGTCTAATGTGGCACCATGGTTAACCACAGTGGGTGCTGGAACTATAGACCGTGACTTCCCTGCCTATGTCACTCTTGGAAATGGGAAGTCATACACTGGGGTGTCCCTTTACAATGGCAAACTCCCACCTAAGACTCCAATTCCAATTGTGTATGCCGGTAATGTAAGCGGTGATTCAGAAGGAAGTCAGTGCAGCAAAGGTAGTTTGATTGCTGCAAAAGTAGCAGGAAAAATCGTGATTTGTGACAGAGGAGGGAATCCAAGGGTAGAAAAGGGTCTGGTGGTGAAGAGTGCTGGAGGCATTGGGATGATACTAGCAAACAATGAAGATTACGGGGAAGAGTTAATAGCTGACTCTTATCTCCTTCCCGCACTAGCTTTGGGCCAGAAATCCAGCAATGAGATAAAGAAGTATGTTTTCTCATCTCCCAATCCCACAGCTAAACTTTTGTTTGGTGGCACCCAGTTAGGGGTTCAACCATCTCCAGTGGTGGCAGCTTTCAGCTCAAGAGGGCCAAATTTGCTGACACCAAAGGTGCTCAAACCAGACCTGATAGCTCCAGGAGTTAACATCCTAGCTGGATGGACTGGTGCAGTTGGACCAACTGGTATGACTGAAGACACAAGGCATGTGGAATTCAACATCATCTCAGGCACATCCATGTCCTGCCCCCATGTCAGTGGGTTAGCTGCCCTTCTTAAGGGCACTCACCCAGAATGGAGCCCTGCAGCTATAAGGTCTGCCCTCATGACCACATCTTACAGAACCTACAAAAATGGGCAAACCTTAAAAGATGTTGACAATGGCCTACCAGCTACACCGTTTGATTTTGGGGCTGGACATGTAGATCCAGTGGCTGCTTTTGATCCTGGCCTTGTCTATGATGCCACCGTGGATGACTACTTGAGCTTCTTCTGTGCCCTGAAATACAGTTCCTATCAGATAAAGCTTGTTGCAAGGAGAGATTTTACTTGCAGCAAAAGTAAGAAGTACAGAGTGGAAGATCTCAACTACCCATCTTTTGCTGTTCCTTTTAACACGGCTTTTGGAGTAAAGGGTGGTTCTCAAAAACCAACCACTGTTCAGTACACAAGGACTTTAACCAACGTGGGTGCCCCAGCAACGTATACAGTTTCAGTGACGCAGTCTCCCTCGGTGAAGATTGTGGTTCAACCACAAACACTTAGTTTCCGTGAACTAAATGAGAAGAAGAGCTATACAGTTACGTTCACGTCTTCTTCAAAGCCTTCGGGAACAACCAGTTTTGCTTATCTAGAATGGTCTGATGGGAAACACAAGGTTTCTAGTCCCATTGCTTTCAGCTGGACTTGA
- the LOC106761118 gene encoding protein arginine N-methyltransferase 2, with product MKEAEEQLCEAARKGDTERVKALIDSGADVTHFDGEGLNPLMHAAKQGHAPVLTLLLSAGAPWNDLSPSGLSAGDYAMQEGHSEAFDLLLNAGIQAELILGTIARKENKSGDSGVDYLEDRVSFSEDKLMDSESKAVMMAWEKPLMEAHAKAVCSGGGHVLNVGFGMGLVDSAIQQYAPASHTIVEAHPEVYQRMLRSGWGQKENVKIVFGRWQDVLSQLETYDGIFFDTYGEYYDDLREFHQHLPTLLKPGGIYSFFNGLCGSNAFFHVVYCHLVSLELENLGYSTQLIPLPVKDCLGEQVWEGVKQRYWQLDTYYLPVCQSVEDPE from the exons ACGGCGAGGGCCTCAACCCTCTCATGCACGCCGCAAAGCAAGGCCATGCACCCGTCCTCACTCTCCTCCTCTCCGCCGGCGCTCCATGGAACGACCTCTCTCCCTCCGGCCTCTCCGCCGGCGACTACGCCATGCAGGAAGGTCACAGCGAAGCCTTCGACCTTCTTCTAAACGCCG GGATTCAGGCCGAACTGATCCTGGGAACAATTGCGAGGAAGGAAAATAAGAGCGGAGATTCCGGTGTCGATTATTTGGAAGATAGGGTGAGTTTTAGCGAAGACAAGCTCATGGACTCTGAAAGCAAAGCTGTGATGATGGCGTGGGAGAAGCCGTTGATGGAGGCTCATGCCAAAGCTGTTTGTTCGGGAGGGGGCCACGTGCTCAATGTTGGGTTCGGAATGGGGCTCGTGGATTCGGCCATTCAGCAGTATGCACCTGCATCACACACCATCGTTGAGGCTCATCCGGAGGTGTATCAACGCATGCTTCGCTCCGGTTGGGGTCAGAAGGAAAATGTGAAGATAGTTTTTGGCCGATGGCAGGATGTTCTGTCTCAGCTTGAAACATATGATG GAATATTTTTTGACACCTACGGGGAGTACTACGATGATTTGAGGGAATTCCACCAACATCTCCCAACACTATTGAAGCCTGGTGGTATCTACTCCTTCTTCAATGGCCTCTGCGGCAGTAATGCGTTTTTCCATGTTGTTTACTGCCATTTGGTATCACTTGAGCTTGAGAATCTGGGGTATTCCACGCAATTAATCCCATTACCTGTTAAGGATTGTTTAGGAGAACAAGTTTGGGAAGGTGTGAAACAAAGATATTGGCAGCTAGATACGTACTACCTTCCTGTCTGCCAGTCTGTGGAAGACCCTGAATGA